The Deltaproteobacteria bacterium genome window below encodes:
- the purF gene encoding amidophosphoribosyltransferase produces MPKLKEECGLFGIYGNVEASNLTYLGLHALQHRGQESAGIVTSDGVNLHKHRDMGLVSDIFTEEILSGLPGQNSIGHVRYSTTGSSQTKNMQPIVINYFRGALSIAHNGNLTNARTLREELEGEGAIFQSTTDTEVIVHLIAKSKEEKLEKRVIEALTRTKGAYSLLFLTPEAMIAVRDPYGFRPLVMGKLGDSVVFASETCAFDLIEAQYVREVEPGELILVDENGVQSFKPFGEAKHAYCVFEYIYFARPDSFLTGRNVYQVRKALGKQLAIEHPADADIVVAVPDSGVPAAMGFAEEAGIPLELGLLRSHYVGRTFIQPQQSIRNFGVKLKLNAIREVLDGKRVVIVDDSIVRGTTSRKIVKMIRSAGAKEVHMRISSPPTKFSCYYGIDTPVKEELIANSLETEEIRKYITSDSLGYLSLEGVMKAVDDTKKVDGKENFCNACFTGKYTVELTDQKKTQKKQLRLFGS; encoded by the coding sequence ATGCCTAAGCTTAAAGAAGAGTGCGGTTTATTCGGCATATACGGTAACGTCGAAGCATCCAACCTGACATATCTGGGTCTTCACGCGCTTCAGCACAGGGGGCAGGAAAGCGCGGGAATAGTCACGTCGGACGGCGTGAATCTCCACAAACACCGGGATATGGGGCTCGTCTCCGATATATTCACCGAGGAAATTCTCTCCGGCCTGCCCGGACAAAACTCCATAGGCCACGTACGATACTCCACCACGGGTTCGAGCCAGACCAAGAATATGCAGCCGATCGTGATAAATTATTTCCGCGGCGCACTCTCTATAGCCCATAACGGCAACCTGACAAACGCAAGAACCCTTAGAGAAGAGCTTGAAGGGGAAGGAGCCATATTCCAGTCCACTACGGACACGGAAGTAATAGTGCACCTCATAGCGAAATCCAAAGAGGAGAAGCTGGAAAAGCGGGTTATCGAGGCCCTTACGCGCACCAAGGGAGCGTATTCGCTGCTGTTCCTCACGCCTGAAGCGATGATTGCCGTAAGGGACCCCTATGGATTCAGACCCCTCGTAATGGGCAAATTGGGAGACTCGGTCGTGTTTGCCTCCGAAACATGCGCTTTCGATCTTATAGAGGCCCAATACGTAAGGGAGGTGGAGCCCGGAGAATTGATACTGGTAGATGAGAACGGAGTTCAATCATTTAAACCCTTCGGTGAGGCGAAGCACGCATACTGCGTGTTTGAATACATATATTTCGCAAGGCCCGACAGCTTTTTAACGGGAAGAAACGTTTACCAGGTTAGAAAAGCTCTCGGCAAGCAGCTGGCTATCGAACACCCTGCGGACGCGGATATTGTGGTCGCCGTGCCGGACTCCGGCGTCCCCGCGGCTATGGGATTCGCCGAGGAGGCGGGTATTCCGCTCGAGCTGGGCCTGCTCAGAAGCCACTACGTAGGGAGAACGTTCATACAGCCTCAGCAGTCGATAAGAAACTTCGGCGTGAAGCTCAAGCTGAACGCCATCAGGGAGGTTCTTGACGGAAAGAGAGTCGTAATTGTGGACGACTCTATCGTGAGGGGAACAACGTCGAGAAAGATAGTAAAAATGATACGGTCCGCAGGAGCAAAAGAGGTTCATATGAGGATAAGCTCCCCGCCTACGAAATTCTCCTGCTACTACGGCATAGACACGCCTGTTAAAGAGGAGCTCATAGCGAATTCTCTTGAAACAGAGGAGATAAGAAAGTATATAACGTCGGATTCTTTAGGGTATCTGAGCCTGGAAGGGGTCATGAAAGCGGTAGATGATACCAAAAAAGTGGATGGGAAAGAAAACTTCTGTAACGCTTGCTTCACGGGGAAATACACGGTCGAATTAACCGATCAGAAGAAGACACAAAAGAAGCAGCTCAGACTTTTCGGGAGTTGA
- a CDS encoding valine--tRNA ligase gives MPQDSGTQMDKVYDPKKVEEKWYADWIEKGYYRSSHNEQKPPFSIVIPPPNVTGSLHIGHALNNTLQDILIRYKRMKGFDPMWVPGTDHAGIATQMMVERELEKEGLSRVRMGRESFVERVWKWKEESGDTISNQLRRLGALPDWDHERFTMDEGLSNAVRKVFVDLYNEKLIYKDKRLVNWDPKLCTAISDLEVEQREVTGNLWHFKYPVEGTENEFITVATTRPETMLGDTAVAVHPEDGRYKHLVGRNAVLPLVGRPIPIIADEYSDPEKGTGAVKITPAHDFNDFEVGKRHGLHMINIFDQTAHLNEQAPEKYRGLERFEARKRIIEDMDALGLMDKIENTAHTVPYGDRSGVVIEPWLTDQWYVDAGKLAAPAIEAVEKGRIKFVPKYWESTYYEWLRNIEPWCISRQLWWGHRIPAWYGPDGEIFVSMTEDGAYEDARKHYGRQDVELNRDPDVLDTWFSSALWPFSTLGWPEQTPELKKYYPTGVLITGFDIIFFWVARMIMQGLKFMGGVPFRDVYIHGLIRDESGRKMSKTTGNVIDPLDVIEENGADALRFSLTALATQGRDIKLSMSVIQGYRNFINKIWNASRFLIMNLEDYDPDLNVEDERLTTYDKWIITKLNHTVKEVEISLEGYEFDKAANAVYKFFWSEYCDWYIESVKPALYGGDENQKQNTKSVLVHVLKTALQLLHPMAPFVTEELYQRLRGFGVELNAVDGGVAESILLSSFPRCEEAQIFKDAHDEVEFLKEIVVGIRNLRSVIGLHPSEKVNILLLPENVKARKQIEDNRGFILNLATLSGLQVADGEKPEKAIAQVVPGVEIFLPVEGLIDVEKETERVKKEIGKISKDLDRTEKKLANSDFLSRAPEEVIEKEREKFEELSFQRKKMEEVLNKLNELR, from the coding sequence ATGCCGCAAGATAGTGGAACCCAGATGGACAAGGTTTACGATCCAAAAAAGGTTGAGGAAAAGTGGTATGCGGACTGGATCGAAAAGGGTTATTACAGGTCGTCTCATAACGAGCAAAAACCGCCTTTTTCCATCGTGATACCTCCGCCCAATGTGACCGGATCGCTTCATATCGGTCACGCGCTAAACAATACCCTCCAGGATATTCTTATCCGCTATAAACGCATGAAGGGATTTGATCCCATGTGGGTTCCGGGCACCGACCATGCCGGAATCGCGACACAGATGATGGTCGAACGGGAGCTCGAGAAAGAAGGCCTGTCCAGGGTTCGAATGGGGAGGGAATCTTTTGTAGAGCGTGTATGGAAATGGAAAGAAGAGTCGGGAGATACCATCAGCAATCAGCTCCGCCGTCTGGGGGCGCTTCCCGACTGGGACCACGAGCGTTTCACAATGGACGAGGGACTATCCAATGCCGTGAGAAAGGTCTTCGTCGATCTCTACAATGAAAAACTGATTTATAAGGACAAGAGGCTCGTTAACTGGGACCCCAAGCTGTGCACGGCGATTTCCGACCTGGAAGTAGAGCAGCGGGAAGTTACGGGGAATCTGTGGCATTTCAAATACCCGGTTGAGGGAACCGAAAACGAATTCATAACGGTCGCGACGACGAGACCCGAAACGATGCTCGGTGATACCGCGGTCGCCGTACACCCGGAAGACGGGCGCTACAAGCACCTCGTCGGCAGGAACGCGGTTCTTCCTCTTGTCGGGCGGCCTATTCCCATCATTGCGGATGAGTACAGCGACCCTGAGAAGGGAACCGGGGCCGTGAAGATTACGCCCGCCCACGACTTCAACGACTTCGAGGTCGGGAAAAGACACGGCCTTCATATGATTAATATATTCGACCAAACCGCTCACCTCAACGAACAGGCTCCCGAGAAATACCGCGGGCTTGAGCGTTTTGAGGCGAGAAAGCGCATCATAGAGGATATGGACGCGCTGGGTCTGATGGATAAAATAGAGAACACAGCTCATACGGTTCCTTACGGCGATAGGTCCGGAGTCGTAATCGAGCCCTGGCTTACGGATCAGTGGTATGTCGATGCAGGGAAGCTCGCCGCCCCGGCTATAGAGGCTGTAGAGAAGGGCCGCATCAAATTCGTTCCCAAATACTGGGAGAGCACCTACTATGAGTGGCTCAGGAACATAGAGCCCTGGTGTATATCCAGGCAGCTTTGGTGGGGGCATCGGATACCGGCCTGGTACGGGCCTGACGGCGAGATATTCGTTTCTATGACCGAGGACGGGGCTTATGAAGACGCGAGGAAGCATTACGGCCGTCAGGATGTCGAGCTCAACCGCGATCCGGACGTGCTCGACACTTGGTTTTCTTCCGCTCTGTGGCCGTTTTCCACTCTCGGGTGGCCCGAGCAAACACCGGAATTAAAAAAATACTATCCGACCGGCGTACTGATTACGGGTTTCGATATTATCTTTTTCTGGGTCGCGCGCATGATAATGCAGGGACTCAAATTTATGGGGGGAGTTCCGTTCAGAGATGTCTACATTCACGGGCTTATCAGGGATGAGAGCGGGCGGAAGATGAGCAAGACCACGGGGAACGTCATTGACCCGCTTGACGTAATCGAGGAGAACGGGGCTGACGCTCTCAGGTTCAGCCTCACGGCTCTGGCCACTCAGGGCAGGGATATAAAGCTCTCGATGTCCGTAATACAGGGCTACAGGAACTTCATAAACAAGATATGGAACGCGTCCCGCTTTCTCATTATGAATCTGGAGGATTACGACCCTGACCTGAACGTAGAGGATGAAAGGCTCACGACTTACGATAAGTGGATAATCACAAAGCTGAATCATACCGTAAAGGAAGTAGAGATTTCTTTAGAAGGATATGAGTTCGACAAGGCCGCAAACGCCGTTTACAAGTTCTTCTGGTCTGAGTACTGCGACTGGTACATAGAATCCGTGAAGCCGGCTCTTTACGGAGGCGATGAGAATCAAAAACAGAATACTAAGAGCGTTCTCGTTCACGTGCTCAAGACTGCCCTCCAGCTTCTTCATCCCATGGCGCCTTTTGTAACGGAGGAGCTTTATCAAAGGCTCCGCGGCTTCGGCGTAGAGTTAAACGCCGTCGATGGAGGAGTAGCGGAAAGCATACTGTTAAGCTCGTTTCCCCGGTGTGAAGAGGCGCAGATATTCAAAGACGCGCATGACGAGGTCGAATTTCTAAAGGAAATAGTTGTTGGTATCAGAAACCTGAGGTCCGTAATTGGTCTTCACCCTTCGGAGAAGGTGAACATACTGCTCCTTCCCGAAAACGTAAAAGCGCGTAAACAAATCGAGGACAACAGAGGATTTATACTCAACCTCGCTACCCTCTCGGGTCTTCAGGTTGCGGATGGGGAAAAGCCCGAAAAGGCAATCGCTCAGGTGGTTCCCGGAGTCGAGATTTTCCTTCCCGTCGAGGGTCTGATCGATGTTGAAAAAGAGACTGAGAGGGTAAAAAAAGAGATCGGAAAGATATCCAAAGACCTCGACCGCACTGAGAAGAAGCTCGCTAACTCCGACTTCCTGAGCCGCGCCCCCGAAGAGGTCATCGAAAAGGAGCGAGAGAAATTCGAGGAGCTTTCCTTCCAGAGAAAGAAGATGGAAGAAGTGCTAAATAAGCTGAACGAACTCAGATAA
- the rpoC gene encoding DNA-directed RNA polymerase subunit beta', with the protein MDVDTLFEKPKNPSEYSAVKISIASPEKIKEWSFGEVRKPETINYRTFKPERSGLFCAKIFGPVKDYECTCGKYKRLKHRGITCEKCGVEVISSKVRRERMAHIELSSPVAHIWFLRSIPSRIGMLLDMTLKDLEKVLYYESYVVLDPGGTPLKFAEVLSEDKYRKAVEEYGHSFRVGMGAETVREMLKKIDLVELSEQLRHEMKNTSSPIKRARIAKRLRICEAFRKSKNRPEWMILTRIPVLPPDLRPLVPLDGGRFATSDLNDLYRRVINRNNRLKKLLELGAPDIIVRNEKRMLQESVDALLENGRRGRPVLGHNHRPLKSLSDIIKGKQGRFRQNLLGKRVDYSGRSVITVGPELKLHQCGIPKQMGLELFRPFIYQKLEKWGAAATIKIAKKLVEQEAPIVWDALDEVIKEHPVLLNRAPTLHRLSIQAFEPILIEDKAIQIHPLVCPAYNADFDGDQMAVHVPLSIEAQTECRALVMSTNNILSPAHGKPIILPTQDIVLGIYYMTRDMAVDKGDGKIFSCIEEVQIAYDSGEIGLHAKIRVRINDKVYETTAGRVILYEIMPRDIPFELVNRVMTKRAIEELVDTCFRVAGGKSTVILADRMRTLGFKYSTRAGISISIDDMSIPEKKKDLLQKAQDEVVKVQNQYSQGLITDGERYNKVIDIWARTSDDVAQEMMKDISFEEMLNDKGELKKGTSSNPIYMMIDSGARGSQTQVRQLAGMRGLMAKPSGEIIETPITSNFREGLTVLQYFISTHGARKGLADTALKTANAGYLTRRLIDVAQDVMIKEFDCGTVEGITVSDLVEGGEIIERVGERVLGRVTLDDITDPVSGEIIVRENEEIDEQSASKIDEAGSITEVRIRSVLTCETRIGVCVCCYGRNLATGKLVNIGEAVGIIAAQSIGEPGTQLTMRTFHIGGAASQRAAESTLESTHEGTVKFSTVRTVKSKDGSLVVINRTGILIIMDDKGYERERYPLALGAKLKIEEGEKIKEGQLLAEWDPYTTPFISEFDGTVGFVDLEQGITLKEQVDEVTGIYKKVVIESKNLDVHPGLVIKTKEGKGIQYSLPIGAIIEVNEGDKVGAGDIVAKIARATSKTKDITGGLPRVAELFEARMPKDPAVVTEIDGIVSYGKDVKGKRRVVVTPEVGEPKEYLVPRGKHVLVREGEQVTSGDQLVDGSVNPHDILRIRGERALTRYLVDEIQEVYRLQGVKINDKHIEAIVRQMLKRVRIKDPGDTILLVGEAVEKHIFFEENERVVAQGGRPASAEPLLLGITRASLSTDSWLSAASFQETTRVLTEAACEGKADNLRGLKENVIMGRLIPAGTGLPIYRNIDVEVPVLEVPVPAAASVDEE; encoded by the coding sequence GTGGACGTAGATACCCTTTTTGAAAAACCTAAAAATCCTTCGGAGTACTCGGCCGTTAAGATTTCGATAGCTTCTCCCGAAAAGATCAAGGAATGGTCTTTCGGAGAAGTAAGAAAGCCCGAGACAATAAACTACAGAACTTTCAAACCGGAAAGGAGCGGACTCTTCTGCGCGAAGATTTTCGGACCCGTAAAGGATTACGAATGCACATGCGGGAAATATAAGAGATTAAAGCACAGAGGTATCACCTGTGAAAAATGCGGGGTAGAAGTTATCTCATCCAAGGTCAGAAGGGAGAGGATGGCTCATATAGAGCTCTCATCCCCGGTGGCCCATATATGGTTTCTAAGAAGCATACCCTCGCGTATCGGGATGCTCCTGGATATGACGCTCAAGGATCTGGAAAAAGTGCTCTACTACGAATCCTACGTGGTACTGGATCCCGGGGGCACGCCGCTTAAATTTGCGGAAGTGCTGAGCGAAGACAAGTACAGAAAGGCAGTAGAGGAATACGGACACAGCTTCAGAGTGGGAATGGGTGCTGAGACAGTAAGAGAGATGCTCAAGAAGATCGACCTTGTTGAGCTTTCGGAGCAGCTGCGCCATGAAATGAAAAATACATCCTCTCCCATAAAGAGGGCAAGGATAGCTAAAAGACTTAGAATTTGTGAAGCGTTCAGGAAGTCCAAGAACCGTCCTGAATGGATGATCCTTACAAGGATCCCTGTTCTTCCGCCTGATTTGAGGCCGCTTGTTCCGCTTGACGGCGGGAGGTTCGCTACGTCGGATTTAAACGACCTTTACAGGCGTGTAATTAACAGAAACAACCGTCTTAAAAAATTACTTGAATTAGGCGCACCCGACATCATTGTCAGAAATGAAAAGAGGATGCTTCAGGAATCGGTGGACGCTCTGCTTGAGAACGGGCGCAGGGGAAGGCCGGTTCTGGGTCACAACCACAGACCTCTTAAGAGTCTGAGTGACATAATAAAGGGGAAGCAGGGAAGATTCAGACAGAACCTGCTCGGGAAAAGGGTGGATTACTCCGGGCGTTCGGTTATCACGGTAGGCCCGGAGCTCAAGCTCCATCAATGCGGTATACCCAAGCAGATGGGTCTCGAGCTTTTCAGGCCTTTTATCTATCAAAAGCTGGAAAAATGGGGGGCCGCGGCAACAATAAAAATCGCCAAGAAGCTGGTGGAGCAGGAAGCCCCGATCGTTTGGGACGCTCTGGACGAAGTTATTAAAGAGCACCCGGTTCTGCTTAACCGTGCTCCCACACTTCACCGCTTGAGCATACAGGCGTTCGAGCCGATTCTGATCGAAGATAAGGCGATACAAATACACCCGCTCGTCTGTCCTGCATACAACGCGGACTTTGACGGCGACCAGATGGCTGTGCACGTGCCTCTTTCCATCGAAGCCCAGACCGAATGCAGAGCGCTCGTTATGTCGACCAATAACATCTTGTCCCCTGCGCACGGAAAACCTATAATTCTTCCCACCCAGGACATCGTACTCGGCATCTACTATATGACAAGGGACATGGCTGTGGATAAAGGGGACGGAAAGATATTCTCATGCATCGAAGAGGTGCAGATAGCGTATGATTCCGGTGAAATCGGTCTGCACGCAAAAATAAGAGTGCGCATCAATGATAAGGTATATGAGACAACGGCGGGCAGGGTAATACTATACGAAATAATGCCCAGGGACATTCCTTTCGAGCTTGTCAACAGGGTAATGACGAAAAGGGCTATCGAAGAGCTGGTCGATACGTGCTTCAGAGTTGCAGGAGGCAAGAGCACGGTTATTCTTGCCGACAGGATGAGAACACTGGGGTTTAAGTACTCGACCAGAGCGGGAATTTCCATATCAATAGACGATATGAGCATCCCGGAGAAGAAGAAAGATCTTCTTCAAAAAGCCCAGGACGAGGTAGTCAAGGTTCAGAATCAGTACTCTCAGGGTCTTATTACTGACGGTGAAAGATATAACAAGGTCATCGACATCTGGGCGCGAACGAGTGACGACGTAGCCCAGGAAATGATGAAAGATATTTCCTTTGAGGAAATGCTTAACGACAAAGGCGAACTGAAAAAGGGTACAAGCTCCAATCCTATATATATGATGATCGATTCCGGCGCGCGCGGCAGTCAGACACAGGTTCGTCAGTTGGCAGGAATGAGAGGCCTTATGGCCAAGCCTTCCGGTGAGATCATTGAGACGCCGATCACGTCTAATTTCCGTGAGGGCCTTACCGTTCTGCAGTACTTCATCTCAACTCACGGCGCGAGAAAAGGTTTGGCGGATACGGCGCTTAAGACCGCAAACGCTGGTTATCTGACAAGAAGGCTCATCGACGTGGCGCAGGACGTAATGATTAAGGAATTCGACTGCGGCACGGTTGAGGGTATTACTGTGAGCGATCTTGTCGAAGGGGGCGAGATAATCGAGAGAGTAGGGGAGAGGGTGCTCGGAAGGGTTACTCTGGATGACATTACCGACCCTGTAAGCGGTGAGATTATAGTAAGAGAGAACGAGGAAATAGACGAGCAGTCCGCTTCCAAAATAGACGAGGCGGGAAGTATTACAGAAGTGAGAATAAGATCGGTTCTTACGTGCGAAACACGGATAGGCGTCTGCGTATGCTGTTACGGAAGGAATCTGGCTACCGGCAAGCTCGTGAACATAGGAGAGGCTGTAGGCATTATTGCCGCCCAGTCGATCGGCGAGCCGGGTACGCAGCTGACTATGAGAACCTTCCATATCGGCGGCGCCGCCAGCCAGAGGGCCGCAGAAAGCACACTTGAATCAACCCATGAGGGAACGGTCAAATTCAGCACCGTCAGAACTGTAAAGAGCAAAGACGGCAGTCTTGTTGTCATAAACCGTACCGGTATTTTAATTATTATGGATGATAAGGGGTACGAGAGAGAGCGCTATCCGCTTGCTCTTGGAGCGAAGCTGAAAATAGAGGAAGGCGAGAAGATTAAGGAAGGGCAGTTGCTGGCGGAATGGGATCCGTACACCACACCGTTTATTTCGGAATTCGACGGCACTGTCGGCTTTGTCGATCTTGAGCAGGGTATTACCCTTAAGGAACAGGTTGACGAAGTTACGGGTATTTATAAAAAGGTTGTTATTGAATCCAAAAATCTGGACGTTCATCCCGGTCTGGTGATAAAAACGAAAGAGGGGAAAGGTATCCAGTACTCGCTTCCGATCGGCGCGATTATTGAAGTCAATGAAGGCGACAAGGTAGGTGCCGGGGACATAGTTGCCAAGATCGCGAGGGCGACCTCTAAAACAAAGGACATCACGGGCGGTCTTCCGAGGGTTGCGGAACTCTTTGAGGCAAGGATGCCGAAGGACCCCGCGGTCGTTACCGAAATCGACGGTATCGTGAGCTATGGTAAGGATGTCAAGGGTAAAAGAAGGGTTGTCGTAACCCCTGAGGTCGGGGAACCCAAAGAGTACCTGGTTCCGAGGGGTAAGCATGTCCTGGTTAGAGAAGGGGAGCAGGTAACCTCCGGCGACCAGCTTGTTGACGGCTCCGTCAACCCCCATGACATACTTCGAATCCGTGGGGAGCGTGCGCTCACCCGCTACCTGGTGGACGAAATCCAGGAAGTATACAGACTTCAGGGTGTAAAGATAAACGATAAGCACATAGAGGCCATTGTGAGACAGATGCTCAAGCGTGTCAGGATTAAGGACCCTGGCGACACAATACTCCTTGTGGGAGAAGCGGTGGAGAAGCACATATTCTTCGAGGAGAACGAAAGGGTTGTTGCTCAGGGAGGAAGACCGGCGTCAGCTGAGCCTCTCCTGCTCGGTATTACAAGGGCGTCTCTCAGCACCGACAGCTGGCTTTCCGCGGCATCATTCCAGGAGACGACCAGAGTACTTACCGAAGCCGCATGCGAGGGCAAAGCGGACAATCTGAGAGGCCTTAAAGAAAACGTCATCATGGGAAGACTCATACCGGCGGGAACGGGACTACCTATATACCGGAACATTGACGTAGAGGTTCCGGTGCTCGAAGTTCCGGTTCCGGCAGCAGCCTCTGTTGACGAAGAATAA